In the genome of Saprospira sp. CCB-QB6, one region contains:
- a CDS encoding thiolase family protein, which yields MNKSAPIYILAAKRSPIGRLYGALRDIRPDDLGLAVLQQMTDFSVMDLEAIYVGAANQAGEDNRNLGRQLVFLAQWPPHIWGITVNSLCNSGLDACIQAFRALALGEQELVLAGGVESMSRSPFVRLREEDNEVDSTIGWRLTNPYLPAPYAPLSMPETAELLAQKRGISRAEQDAYSHASRARFLKAQTEGAFCKELVPITDRAGQLVLAQDEQARPLPLSLLEKLPPLVKNGQFISLGNAARLGDGAAFLLLAHKQYLDREGGTALAEVLAWKSVAVPPEDMGEAQIIAVQRLLQQEGLSSSEIDFFEFAESFALQGILAEKALALRPEQLNPYGGSLSMGNPLGMGGARIVVSLAHALARHPKAKYAIGASSAGLGLGTAILLKKHVTKSQIEG from the coding sequence ATGAACAAGTCTGCTCCCATCTATATCCTAGCAGCGAAAAGGAGTCCTATTGGTCGTTTGTATGGGGCTTTGCGAGATATTCGGCCCGATGATTTAGGCTTAGCGGTCTTGCAGCAAATGACTGATTTTTCGGTTATGGATCTAGAAGCGATTTATGTAGGGGCGGCCAATCAGGCGGGAGAAGACAACCGAAATTTGGGGCGACAATTAGTTTTTTTGGCCCAATGGCCCCCTCATATTTGGGGCATAACAGTTAATAGCCTTTGTAACTCTGGTCTAGATGCCTGTATTCAGGCCTTTAGGGCCTTGGCTTTAGGAGAGCAAGAATTAGTTTTGGCGGGTGGGGTTGAAAGCATGAGCCGCAGCCCCTTTGTTCGTCTAAGGGAAGAAGATAATGAAGTAGATAGCACCATTGGTTGGCGATTAACCAACCCCTACCTTCCCGCTCCCTATGCTCCTTTGAGCATGCCCGAAACAGCAGAATTATTAGCGCAAAAAAGAGGGATTAGTCGCGCTGAACAAGATGCCTATAGCCATGCTAGTCGGGCCCGCTTTTTAAAGGCGCAAACTGAAGGCGCTTTTTGTAAAGAATTAGTCCCTATTACTGACCGAGCTGGACAGCTAGTTTTGGCCCAAGACGAACAAGCCCGACCACTCCCCTTATCCCTTTTAGAGAAGCTCCCGCCCCTGGTCAAAAATGGCCAGTTTATTAGCTTAGGTAATGCCGCTCGCTTAGGCGATGGAGCCGCCTTTTTGCTTTTGGCCCACAAACAATATTTAGATAGAGAAGGTGGAACGGCCTTGGCCGAAGTTCTTGCCTGGAAAAGCGTTGCTGTTCCTCCAGAAGACATGGGAGAAGCCCAAATTATTGCTGTTCAGCGCCTGTTGCAGCAAGAAGGACTTAGCAGTAGCGAAATTGATTTTTTTGAATTTGCAGAATCTTTTGCCCTCCAAGGCATCCTAGCCGAAAAGGCTCTAGCTCTTCGGCCCGAACAACTAAACCCCTATGGCGGCAGCCTAAGTATGGGGAACCCCTTAGGTATGGGCGGAGCCCGCATTGTGGTCTCTCTAGCCCATGCTTTGGCTCGTCATCCAAAAGCAAAATATGCTATAGGTGCTAGCTCGGCAGGCTTGGGTTTAGGAACGGCTATTTTGTTAAAGAAACATGTAACAAAAAGTCAAATAGAGGGTTAA
- a CDS encoding agmatinase family protein, which produces MSIQDFDPSGFALKNDNFIGLPFTEESANLVLLPVPWEATVSYSAGTAEGPANILEASYQLDLYLADCPDAYKMGIYMRQPDAQLLAQSQTARSLATRHIDALEAGEGGDEAARLAVNSACEKLENWVYQQAKDLLEQGKYVGLLGGDHSTPLGYLRALAERHEEGFAILQIDAHCDLREAYEGFTYSHASIFYNALERMPKLSLVQMGIRDYCHEEVDYIKQQGERIQVLFDQDLARGKMRGLSFEQMVLPFIERLPQKIYISFDIDGLRPELCPNTGTPVVGGFDLAEVSYIFELLAKAGKELIGFDLCEVGSATEWDGNVGARVCYQLAALLARTQALV; this is translated from the coding sequence ATGTCTATTCAAGATTTTGATCCTAGTGGCTTTGCCCTAAAGAATGATAACTTTATTGGCTTACCTTTTACGGAGGAGAGCGCTAATTTGGTCCTTTTGCCTGTCCCTTGGGAGGCCACTGTTTCTTATTCGGCTGGAACGGCTGAGGGGCCAGCCAATATCCTAGAGGCTTCTTATCAGTTGGACCTCTACTTGGCCGATTGCCCAGATGCCTATAAAATGGGCATTTATATGCGGCAGCCCGATGCGCAGCTATTGGCCCAAAGTCAGACGGCTAGAAGTTTGGCCACTCGTCATATAGATGCTTTAGAAGCTGGTGAGGGAGGCGATGAAGCGGCTCGTTTGGCGGTGAACTCTGCCTGTGAAAAACTAGAAAACTGGGTTTATCAGCAGGCTAAGGATTTGTTAGAGCAGGGAAAATATGTAGGCCTATTAGGGGGCGACCATTCTACGCCCTTAGGGTATTTGCGTGCTTTGGCCGAGCGTCATGAAGAGGGCTTTGCCATTTTGCAAATTGATGCACATTGTGATTTGCGGGAAGCGTATGAGGGCTTCACTTATTCTCATGCTTCTATTTTCTATAATGCTTTGGAGCGCATGCCCAAACTGTCTTTGGTCCAAATGGGGATTCGGGATTATTGTCATGAGGAAGTAGATTACATCAAGCAGCAAGGCGAGCGCATTCAGGTCCTTTTTGATCAAGACTTGGCTCGTGGAAAAATGCGGGGGCTAAGCTTTGAACAGATGGTCTTGCCATTTATTGAGCGCTTGCCCCAGAAGATATACATCAGCTTTGATATAGACGGCTTACGTCCAGAACTTTGTCCAAATACAGGCACGCCAGTCGTGGGGGGCTTTGATTTGGCAGAAGTCAGTTATATTTTTGAGTTATTGGCCAAGGCTGGGAAAGAGCTCATTGGATTTGATCTCTGCGAGGTAGGTTCTGCTACGGAATGGGATGGCAATGTTGGGGCGCGGGTCTGTTATCAGTTGGCGGCCCTTTTGGCCCGTACGCAGGCTTTGGTCTAA
- a CDS encoding flippase: MWKKWLAKIGTESPLGRFLIKAASWSFILQIGLSALTFLSSVLLARLGGDEGFGIYSLVFSWLLIIQLAANMGLDDLLLKELPIFKDQKAWGKRDALLAWAEKRTLWASLLLMIGFYLLLRYTNIPGLSNYADYYFWALPIIPAYAFLHLWQSALRAEGQMSWGQLGDRIVQPLLFFAFLALLYFSAYPISDLGLIAGRSLSFVAAAGLAFWLWRRYRRVQPKASNWPALDLPAYKKASFYFNLGSLLYLLNSRIDILFLGFFELPPEQIAYYNVALKFSDIALIPYLVLTTVSLPTFSSLYHQGKLQELGRLYQRSTALITVVITAVLAIFIAFGPWFLLIYGPEYQQGYTALVWLCLGKGLHVLVGPVSQLLGLVGQEKMAAYLLALSLAITAILQYCLIPILGIDGAAIAAFVGLAAFDLSLAYWAYRKLGFWPLAYWKRK; this comes from the coding sequence ATGTGGAAGAAATGGCTGGCCAAGATTGGAACAGAAAGTCCCTTGGGGCGCTTTTTAATTAAGGCGGCAAGTTGGAGTTTTATCTTACAAATAGGCTTATCAGCCCTCACTTTTCTCAGTTCGGTCCTTTTGGCCCGTTTGGGGGGAGATGAGGGCTTTGGCATTTATAGTTTGGTCTTCAGTTGGCTATTGATTATTCAACTAGCGGCCAATATGGGCCTAGATGATCTTTTGCTTAAAGAGCTACCTATCTTTAAGGACCAAAAAGCTTGGGGCAAGCGAGATGCCTTGCTAGCTTGGGCCGAGAAACGGACCCTTTGGGCGAGTTTGCTCCTGATGATTGGCTTTTATCTCTTGCTTCGGTATACCAATATACCTGGCTTGAGCAATTATGCGGATTATTATTTTTGGGCCCTGCCTATTATTCCCGCCTATGCCTTTTTGCATCTTTGGCAATCGGCCTTGCGGGCAGAGGGACAGATGAGTTGGGGCCAATTGGGGGACCGAATTGTGCAGCCTTTGCTCTTCTTTGCCTTTTTGGCCCTGCTTTATTTCTCCGCTTACCCCATTAGCGATTTGGGCCTGATTGCTGGACGAAGCCTGAGTTTTGTTGCGGCGGCGGGCCTAGCCTTTTGGCTTTGGCGGCGCTATCGTCGGGTGCAGCCAAAAGCGAGCAATTGGCCAGCATTGGACCTTCCTGCCTACAAAAAAGCTAGTTTTTATTTCAATTTGGGCTCCTTGCTCTATTTGCTCAATAGCCGGATAGATATTTTGTTTTTGGGCTTTTTTGAGCTGCCCCCCGAGCAGATCGCTTACTATAATGTGGCCTTAAAGTTCTCGGATATTGCTTTAATTCCCTATTTGGTGCTGACCACCGTTAGTTTACCGACTTTCTCTTCGCTTTATCATCAGGGGAAATTACAGGAGTTGGGACGACTATACCAACGGAGTACGGCTTTGATTACCGTAGTTATTACTGCCGTTTTGGCTATTTTTATCGCCTTTGGGCCTTGGTTTTTGCTCATTTATGGTCCCGAATATCAGCAGGGCTATACGGCCTTAGTTTGGCTATGTTTAGGCAAGGGCCTACATGTGTTGGTAGGGCCCGTTAGCCAGTTGTTGGGCTTGGTGGGCCAAGAAAAAATGGCGGCTTATCTCTTGGCGCTATCCTTAGCCATCACGGCTATCCTTCAATACTGTTTGATTCCCATTTTAGGCATTGATGGGGCGGCTATAGCGGCCTTTGTGGGCTTGGCCGCCTTTGATCTTAGTCTGGCCTATTGGGCCTATCGCAAATTGGGCTTTTGGCCTCTTGCTTATTGGAAGCGGAAGTAG
- a CDS encoding trans-sulfuration enzyme family protein: MDTSYLLTHLGEEREDYFNAVIPPIVQSSNFSYDSLADFRSAILNELDNFVYTRGNNPTVAILRQKLAALEQAEDALVFGSGSAACAVAIISQLQAGDHLLSVQSPYSWTFKLISKFLSRFGISYDFIDASDLQQIEAAIRPNTKVLFLESPNSLTFELQDLAACAALAKKHGIRTICDNSYASPIYQNPIALGIDLVIHSATKYLNGHSDVVAGVVCGSKALIQKMFELDYMALGPAISPNDAWLLLRGLRTLPLRIQKANEHAKKVVDYLAQHPKVDYVLYPGHPSHPQYELAQKQMSGFGGLFSVNFKAKRIEQMERFSEALMPTFLLAVSWGGFESLQVPTACFYNLGTAPPPPLPFSFVRYYVGLEDPDYIIDAFEKAFVHLED, encoded by the coding sequence ATGGATACTTCTTATTTGCTGACGCATTTAGGAGAAGAACGAGAAGACTATTTTAATGCGGTCATTCCGCCCATCGTACAATCTTCTAATTTTTCCTATGATAGCTTGGCCGACTTTAGATCTGCGATTCTCAACGAATTAGATAATTTTGTCTATACCCGTGGCAATAATCCCACAGTGGCCATCTTGCGCCAAAAATTAGCCGCCTTAGAACAAGCCGAGGATGCCTTGGTCTTCGGCAGTGGTAGCGCAGCTTGTGCAGTGGCTATTATTTCGCAGCTCCAAGCAGGCGATCACCTGCTCTCGGTACAAAGTCCCTACTCCTGGACCTTTAAATTGATTAGCAAGTTCCTTAGCCGCTTCGGCATTAGCTATGATTTTATTGACGCTAGCGATCTCCAACAAATTGAGGCCGCTATACGCCCCAATACTAAAGTCCTTTTCCTAGAATCTCCCAATTCGCTCACCTTTGAGCTACAAGATTTGGCCGCCTGTGCCGCCTTGGCCAAGAAACATGGCATTCGGACCATTTGCGATAATAGTTATGCTAGCCCAATTTACCAAAACCCCATTGCCTTGGGCATTGATCTCGTCATTCATTCGGCTACCAAATACCTTAACGGCCATAGTGATGTGGTCGCGGGGGTGGTCTGTGGAAGCAAGGCCCTGATTCAAAAGATGTTTGAGCTAGATTACATGGCCCTAGGTCCCGCTATTTCTCCCAATGATGCTTGGTTGCTGCTCAGAGGGCTGCGCACCCTGCCGCTCCGCATTCAAAAAGCAAATGAACATGCTAAAAAGGTGGTGGATTATCTGGCCCAACATCCCAAGGTCGATTATGTCCTCTATCCTGGCCATCCCTCTCATCCCCAATATGAATTGGCCCAAAAACAGATGTCTGGCTTTGGCGGCTTATTCTCGGTAAACTTCAAAGCCAAGCGTATCGAACAAATGGAGCGCTTCTCAGAGGCCCTTATGCCTACTTTTTTGCTAGCAGTATCTTGGGGAGGCTTCGAGTCTTTGCAAGTCCCTACGGCCTGCTTCTATAATCTAGGCACAGCGCCCCCTCCTCCCCTGCCCTTTAGCTTTGTGCGCTACTATGTGGGCCTAGAAGATCCAGACTATATTATCGATGCCTTCGAAAAGGCCTTTGTCCATCTAGAGGATTAG
- a CDS encoding GNAT family N-acetyltransferase — protein sequence MYCCNKTKASLSLLEQEEQPACSPLEERGLCFRLSRQVADLKADWQSLAPKENKFLQYEYLQALEAHPPKGMGFCYLIFYKDKEPVGLAYYQTYYLDMQGSVQKELDGEGLLGNLRKKLQQFFLRQAVFNVLICGNLTLTGEHGFYFKEGHGAKQLAWLQEATDRLQTELELSEQKKYQLQMFKDFVLEGDTEKTLAPILQAEGYHRYRIQPGMYMRLPAHWECFDDYLAEMSSKYRVRAKRAAKKGQELEWRALELEEILAQEKEIYELYKNISNNVDFNAYAFDEQYFSSLKRELGEDMELVACYLDGRLVAFYTAIFSGSTLEAHFLGLDHSLNRSHQLYLNILYALVRMGIYRGVEKIDFARTALEIKSSVGAVAQEFDCYLRHRNRISSELMKLVFDHLSPKEEWTPRSPFKDMSIVE from the coding sequence ATGTACTGTTGTAATAAGACTAAGGCTTCTCTCTCGCTTTTGGAACAAGAGGAACAGCCTGCTTGTAGTCCCTTAGAAGAAAGAGGACTCTGCTTTCGCTTAAGCCGTCAAGTTGCAGATTTAAAAGCAGATTGGCAAAGCTTAGCTCCTAAAGAAAATAAATTTTTGCAATACGAATATCTGCAGGCCCTAGAAGCCCATCCTCCCAAAGGTATGGGCTTCTGCTATTTGATCTTTTATAAAGATAAGGAGCCTGTGGGTTTGGCCTATTACCAAACCTATTATTTGGATATGCAGGGAAGTGTACAAAAGGAGTTGGATGGAGAAGGACTTTTAGGGAACTTGCGCAAGAAATTGCAGCAGTTTTTTCTTCGTCAGGCTGTATTTAATGTGCTTATCTGTGGTAATTTGACCTTGACAGGAGAGCATGGGTTTTACTTTAAGGAGGGACATGGAGCCAAACAATTGGCTTGGTTGCAAGAGGCTACTGATCGTCTACAAACAGAACTAGAACTGAGTGAGCAGAAGAAATACCAGCTACAGATGTTCAAGGATTTTGTTTTGGAGGGAGATACGGAAAAAACCTTAGCGCCTATTTTACAGGCGGAGGGTTATCATCGCTATCGGATTCAGCCAGGTATGTATATGCGTTTGCCTGCGCATTGGGAATGCTTTGATGATTACTTGGCGGAGATGTCTTCTAAATATCGGGTACGAGCAAAACGGGCGGCTAAAAAGGGGCAGGAGCTAGAATGGAGAGCCTTGGAGTTAGAGGAGATTCTGGCCCAAGAAAAAGAGATTTACGAGCTGTACAAAAACATCTCAAACAATGTAGACTTTAATGCCTATGCTTTTGATGAGCAGTATTTTTCTTCGCTCAAAAGAGAGTTGGGCGAAGATATGGAGTTAGTGGCTTGTTATTTAGATGGTCGTTTGGTAGCTTTTTATACGGCTATATTTTCGGGCTCTACCTTAGAGGCGCACTTCTTAGGTTTAGATCATAGCTTGAACCGCTCGCATCAGTTGTATCTCAATATTTTGTACGCTTTGGTGCGTATGGGGATTTATAGAGGGGTAGAAAAAATAGACTTTGCTCGTACGGCCTTAGAAATTAAGAGTTCTGTTGGGGCCGTAGCTCAAGAGTTTGATTGTTATCTGCGTCACCGCAATCGCATATCTAGCGAATTGATGAAATTGGTCTTTGACCATTTGAGCCCTAAAGAAGAGTGGACGCCTCGCTCGCCCTTCAAAGATATGTCGATTGTAGAATAG
- a CDS encoding DUF4293 domain-containing protein: MIQRIQTIYMLLAALALALLFVFPFGTAPSTAEGPLQDGDYDLMDQFILLLLALFPTVLSLATIFLFKNRKLQMLLNNLSLANCLILMGLASYWTMNIAEEISAGLGLFTPVLSMLFLFLANRAINADDQLVKDSDRLR, translated from the coding sequence ATGATACAACGTATTCAAACAATTTACATGTTATTGGCGGCCCTTGCGCTAGCCCTACTCTTCGTTTTTCCTTTTGGAACAGCCCCCAGCACCGCTGAAGGCCCCCTACAAGATGGCGATTATGACTTGATGGACCAGTTTATCTTGCTCCTGCTCGCCCTTTTTCCAACGGTGCTCAGCTTGGCCACGATCTTTCTCTTTAAGAATCGTAAACTACAAATGCTACTCAATAATTTGAGCCTAGCCAATTGCTTGATCCTTATGGGACTAGCTTCTTATTGGACCATGAATATTGCAGAGGAAATTAGCGCAGGCTTAGGCCTTTTTACCCCGGTTCTATCTATGTTGTTCCTCTTTTTGGCCAATCGCGCCATCAATGCCGATGACCAACTCGTTAAGGACTCTGACCGCCTCCGCTAA
- a CDS encoding peroxiredoxin family protein, with translation MRYSIMSILLLALILGACQSEAPKVESKQTMALFQGPWRGSLALNDSLELPFELAYDGQVWEIINGEERIALQLDSLGPDSMRWTLPVFGTYFNIKQIGPKSLKGEWVNSQKEDYRIPFKAEGGKNFRFGPKAAAQSSLAKKWAVQFSPQDSANSYPGIALFKLDPQTSIVSGSFMTETGDYRYLAGEFKGDSLQLSAFDGAHAFLFTAQRQGDGSLWGQFYSGKHWSTYWRAQPNPKAQLRPMDSLSFLKAGYEKLAFSFPNAQGDSLSLEDERFKGKVVIVQVMGSWCPNCMDESRLLEEYYRRYRKEGLEIIALAYELRPDLEKFQAIEKRLRKDLGMSYPIVLAGPANKQEAAKSLPMLNHILSFPTAIIIDRQGKVQKIHTGFNGPGTGEYYEQYREELAQLIEQLLVAQ, from the coding sequence ATGAGATATTCGATAATGAGTATTTTATTATTGGCCCTAATCCTAGGGGCTTGTCAATCAGAAGCGCCCAAAGTGGAGAGCAAGCAAACTATGGCTTTATTTCAAGGGCCTTGGCGGGGCAGTTTGGCCCTTAATGATAGTTTGGAGCTTCCCTTTGAGTTGGCTTATGATGGACAAGTTTGGGAAATCATCAATGGGGAGGAGCGCATTGCCTTGCAGCTAGATTCCTTAGGGCCAGATAGTATGCGTTGGACCTTGCCTGTTTTTGGGACCTACTTCAACATCAAGCAAATAGGACCCAAAAGCCTAAAAGGAGAATGGGTAAACAGTCAAAAAGAAGACTACCGAATTCCCTTTAAGGCCGAAGGGGGCAAAAACTTTCGTTTTGGACCAAAGGCAGCGGCTCAAAGCAGCTTAGCTAAAAAGTGGGCCGTGCAATTTTCGCCTCAGGACAGCGCCAATAGCTATCCTGGAATTGCCCTCTTTAAGCTAGACCCTCAAACGTCTATTGTATCGGGAAGCTTTATGACCGAAACAGGGGATTATCGCTATTTGGCTGGAGAATTTAAGGGGGATAGCTTGCAACTTTCTGCCTTTGATGGGGCCCATGCCTTCTTATTCACGGCCCAACGACAGGGCGACGGCAGCTTATGGGGCCAATTTTACTCGGGCAAGCATTGGTCTACTTACTGGAGGGCCCAGCCCAACCCTAAAGCACAGCTTCGTCCCATGGACAGCCTCTCCTTCTTAAAAGCAGGCTATGAAAAGCTCGCCTTTAGCTTCCCAAATGCACAGGGCGATAGTCTTAGTTTGGAAGATGAGCGCTTTAAGGGCAAGGTTGTTATTGTCCAAGTTATGGGAAGCTGGTGCCCCAACTGCATGGATGAAAGCCGTTTGTTAGAAGAGTACTATAGACGTTATCGGAAAGAGGGCCTAGAAATCATAGCCTTGGCCTATGAACTCCGTCCTGATTTGGAGAAATTCCAAGCTATAGAAAAGCGTCTCCGCAAAGATTTGGGGATGAGCTACCCTATTGTTTTGGCTGGACCAGCCAATAAGCAAGAGGCCGCTAAGAGTTTGCCCATGCTCAATCATATTCTTTCCTTTCCCACGGCCATCATTATTGACCGTCAGGGGAAGGTGCAGAAAATACATACAGGATTTAATGGGCCTGGAACGGGAGAATACTACGAACAATATCGAGAAGAGTTGGCCCAATTGATTGAGCAACTTCTGGTGGCTCAATAA
- a CDS encoding DUF4412 domain-containing protein has translation MHKLFGGLFLLLIGLLPLQGQNFEGVIKMEQEGEAGMRYQLNWYIKKDQIAFEVQTKSDPNSLKMRFVPQPQKNSMLMVIQSEEGQSKKEISSRDIQADLGLSNAVIKSEKVRKSVEFGQLYTLSIETDKFNTEVELVKEIDVDLKKYAAYLKNDYGIQALIQTGAKGFPLNSTTYDKFGKLISKTKVLSIVRQKVDDKYFQ, from the coding sequence ATGCATAAGCTTTTCGGGGGGCTATTCCTCCTACTCATAGGCCTACTCCCTTTGCAGGGCCAAAACTTTGAAGGGGTCATTAAAATGGAGCAAGAAGGAGAGGCGGGAATGCGTTATCAGCTAAACTGGTACATTAAAAAGGACCAGATTGCTTTTGAGGTGCAGACCAAATCAGATCCCAACTCCTTAAAGATGCGTTTTGTGCCTCAGCCGCAAAAGAATAGCATGTTAATGGTCATCCAATCTGAGGAGGGACAGAGCAAAAAGGAAATATCTTCACGAGATATTCAGGCTGACTTGGGCCTAAGCAATGCAGTGATAAAGAGTGAAAAGGTCCGAAAGTCTGTAGAATTTGGTCAGCTATATACCTTGAGTATTGAGACCGATAAATTTAATACAGAGGTCGAGTTGGTTAAAGAGATTGATGTAGATCTGAAAAAATATGCGGCTTATCTGAAGAATGACTATGGCATACAGGCGCTGATCCAAACAGGGGCCAAGGGGTTCCCGCTTAATTCTACTACTTATGATAAGTTTGGGAAGCTGATCTCTAAAACTAAGGTGCTTTCGATTGTTCGGCAGAAAGTAGATGATAAATATTTTCAGTAA
- a CDS encoding glycerophosphodiester phosphodiesterase family protein, whose product MMKRQNTFLLWFLPLFFGLYSCANVSEPQAEEEAVVELDAKRPKMSSFKFREIDIQGHRGCRGLMPENTIPAFMKALELGVRTLELDVVVTKDSQVVLSHEPWISHLLANKLDGQPIGPNEERRYSIYQMPYSELVKYDCGSLPHPYFPTQQKMKVIKPRLLDVVKSVNLFEMKAQLERPIHYNIEIKRLPEYDGRYCPPVDQFVDLVLEAIDSAGIAGHANIQAFDWETLRLVRQKRPKMPISMLVEESDDPQKDLDELGFTPEIYSCHFSMVNDTLVDWVKGHKMQLIPWTVNETADIEAMLAYPLDGIISDYPNRVMDVLMQ is encoded by the coding sequence ATGATGAAGCGACAAAATACTTTTTTACTTTGGTTTTTGCCCTTATTTTTTGGCCTTTACAGTTGTGCTAACGTCTCGGAGCCTCAGGCTGAAGAGGAGGCGGTTGTGGAGCTGGATGCAAAACGACCTAAAATGAGTAGTTTTAAATTTAGAGAGATTGACATTCAGGGCCATAGAGGTTGCCGTGGATTGATGCCGGAGAATACGATTCCGGCTTTTATGAAAGCATTGGAGTTGGGGGTTCGGACCTTAGAATTGGATGTAGTAGTGACCAAAGATAGTCAGGTCGTGCTTTCTCATGAGCCTTGGATTTCGCATCTGTTGGCCAACAAGTTGGATGGGCAGCCGATAGGGCCGAATGAGGAGCGGCGTTATAGTATTTATCAGATGCCCTATTCGGAACTGGTTAAGTATGATTGTGGGAGTTTGCCGCATCCATATTTTCCGACTCAGCAGAAGATGAAAGTGATTAAGCCTCGCTTGTTGGATGTGGTTAAGTCGGTAAATTTATTTGAGATGAAGGCGCAATTAGAGCGGCCGATACATTATAATATAGAGATCAAGCGACTGCCGGAGTATGATGGTCGATATTGTCCGCCTGTGGATCAATTTGTGGATTTGGTGTTAGAGGCCATAGACAGTGCGGGCATAGCGGGGCATGCTAATATTCAGGCTTTTGATTGGGAAACCTTGCGATTGGTGCGACAGAAGCGGCCAAAAATGCCGATATCTATGTTGGTGGAGGAGAGTGACGATCCACAGAAAGATTTGGATGAGTTGGGGTTCACGCCAGAGATTTACAGTTGTCATTTTTCTATGGTCAATGATACTTTGGTAGATTGGGTAAAGGGGCATAAAATGCAGTTGATCCCTTGGACCGTTAATGAGACAGCGGATATAGAGGCTATGTTGGCTTATCCATTAGATGGAATTATAAGTGATTATCCGAATCGGGTAATGGATGTGTTGATGCAATAA
- a CDS encoding STAS domain-containing protein produces the protein MTAFTGELSSLAQFKDAYFLSEEEISLIREKSKQLPQDALDKAIEQLAYSLERGPFSSHYPDFLKVHIHQRKEQIIGSYSLHVLTDDFVEEQSKIRLDILQRGVSLEAFIRLLAQLHEIFFNILREHYPQDIDLLIAYKKFNQIDLNILAREYRHKMVSELQQQNDALRELSTPIAQIWQGILLLPLVGFIDSHRAQEIMGNMLQQIAEKSAEVFILDISGVVTVDTAVANYLIKMTHAAKLMGTECIISGISPYVAQTMVELGIDIEQIHTTASMQDALKQAIQTSHHELITK, from the coding sequence ATGACTGCTTTTACCGGAGAACTCTCTAGCCTAGCACAATTCAAAGACGCTTATTTTCTATCTGAAGAGGAAATTTCACTCATTCGTGAAAAGAGTAAACAACTTCCTCAAGACGCACTAGATAAAGCAATCGAACAGCTTGCCTATTCTTTAGAGCGAGGCCCATTTAGCAGTCATTACCCAGACTTTCTAAAGGTGCATATCCACCAAAGAAAAGAACAGATTATAGGGAGCTATAGCCTACATGTTCTAACCGATGATTTTGTTGAAGAACAATCTAAAATTCGCCTCGATATTTTACAAAGAGGGGTTAGCTTAGAAGCCTTTATTCGATTACTCGCTCAACTACATGAGATTTTCTTCAATATCCTTAGGGAACACTACCCTCAGGATATAGATTTACTCATCGCCTACAAGAAGTTCAACCAAATTGATCTCAATATTCTTGCTAGAGAATATCGTCACAAAATGGTCTCTGAACTTCAACAGCAAAATGATGCCCTTAGAGAACTTTCTACCCCCATCGCCCAAATTTGGCAGGGCATTTTACTCCTCCCCCTTGTCGGCTTTATCGACTCGCACCGAGCTCAAGAAATTATGGGTAATATGCTCCAACAAATTGCCGAAAAATCTGCCGAAGTCTTTATCCTTGACATCAGCGGAGTGGTTACCGTAGATACCGCCGTCGCCAATTACCTCATCAAAATGACCCATGCCGCCAAACTCATGGGCACTGAATGTATCATCTCTGGCATTTCCCCCTATGTGGCCCAAACTATGGTAGAACTAGGTATCGATATCGAACAAATCCATACCACCGCTAGTATGCAAGATGCCCTCAAACAAGCTATCCAAACTAGCCATCACGAGCTAATTACAAAATAA